A window from Triplophysa dalaica isolate WHDGS20190420 chromosome 3, ASM1584641v1, whole genome shotgun sequence encodes these proteins:
- the LOC130417543 gene encoding uncharacterized protein LOC130417543 — translation MSNDETLRSLMFTLSYVLMKRRRDVTSADAQRRREVQRRVTHRQYFHQKHKRMLMMMIAQTSRPVSDIPTRPTRVWSNIESTDWWERVVMREFQPSDWLEKFRMTKETFFLLCGKLKPRLNRQDTRLRPALPLEKRVAVALWRLASNVEYRTISTLFGVGRSTVCKCVRDVCHAIVLLLRPLYLRTPSEHELEDAAGLFASRWGFPHCVGVVGSLHVPIIAPSSNTDNYWNSRGWLSVVTQGAVNGLGQFWDVCAGFPGSTEHSAILQNSTLWARASDGFLLRDPPLNLVGRPLGYLMLGDAGYPLKSWLLKSYPESGELTAAQRAFNRKLEQARGVVDDAFLRLRARWQCLLKRNDCRMDVVPTMILACCVLHNVCEVHGDEFDRRWEEAVRHEESPQPADEVSPSADEPQAEEVRALFCQYFLQQENQRRTLAC, via the exons ATGTCAAACGACGAAACGCTTCGCTCTTTAATGTTTACGCTTAGTTATGTGCTGATGAAGCGACGTCGGGACGTCACGAGCGCGGACGCGCAGCGGCGACGCGAAGTGCAGCGGCGCGTCACTCACAGACAGTATTTCCATCAGAAACACAAGAGGATGCTCATG ATGATGATTGCACAAACCTCTCGGCCGGTCAGCGATATCCCCACTCGTCCCACACGCGTTTGGAGCAACATCGAGAGCACCGATTGGTGGGAGCGGGTGGTCATGAGAGAGTTCCAGCCCTCCGATTGGCTGGAAAAGTTTCGCATGACTAAAGAGACCTTCTTTCTCCTCTGCGGCAAGCTGAAGCCCCGCCTTAATCGTCAAGACACCCGGCTCCGCCCCGCGCTGCCCCTGGAAAAGCGGGTGGCCGTAGCCTTGTGGCGCCTGGCCTCGAATGTGGAGTACCGTACCATCAGCACCCTGTTCGGCGTGGGCCGCTCCACCGTCTGTAAGTGCGTGCGGGACGTGTGCCACGCCATCGTCTTGCTCCTGCGACCGCTCTACCTCCGCACGCCCAGCGAGCACGAGCTGGAGGACGCTGCTGGACTCTTCGCCTCCCGCTGGGGCTTCCCGCACTGCGTGGGCGTGGTCGGCAGCCTCCACGTGCCCATCATCGCGCCGTCCAGCAACACCGACAACTACTGGAACAGCCGCGGCTGGCTGTCAGTGGTCACGCAAGGCGCCGTCAACGGTCTGGGTCAGTTTTGGGACGTGTGCGCCGGCTTCCCTGGCAGCACCGAACACTCGGCCATCCTGCAGAACTCTACTCTGTGGGCGCGCGCGAGCGACGGCTTTCTGCTGCGCGACCCGCCTCTGAACTTGGTGGGCCGCCCACTGGGATACCTGATGCTGGGTGACGCTGGCTACCCTCTGAAGAGCTGGCTGTTGAAGAGCTACCCAGAATCCGGCGAGCTCACTGCCGCTCAGAGGGCCTTCAACCGCAAGCTGGAGCAAGCGAGGGGCGTGGTGGACGATGCCTTCCTGCGGCTGCGGGCACGTTGGCAGTGCCTGCTGAAGCGCAACGATTGCCGCATGGACGTGGTGCCCACCATGATCCTGGCGTGCTGCGTACTTCACAACGTGTGCGAGGTGCACGGTGACGAGTTTGACAGGAGGTGGGAGGAGGCGGTGCGTCACGAGGAGAGCCCACAGCCTGCCGACGAGGTGTCGCCCTCTGCTGACGAGCCTCAGGCGGAAGAGGTCCGAGCTCTGTTCTGTCAGTACTTCCTGCAGCAGGAGAACCAGCGGAGAACTTTAGCTTGCTGA